A genomic window from Synechococcus sp. CBW1107 includes:
- a CDS encoding GspE/PulE family protein: MTLLATRPVPAAETLQQRRLEAELLSGEKLLLPADLQLADPRAAEACPRIDAQHWREWVALPLVRQGERLHIAIPSHWQAQQRRQLEEAVLANGITPELRLGLQEEISEALQQKMADWRHRPSEDTALTSQPNGLSLLEGLSLEDRLEEAPAAEEQELDLEASLKASNASPVVSLVNRILIQAMESESSDIHVEPEEDGLRIRFRQDGVLHPVEHLPRSLAPAVTSRFKIMAELDIAERRMPQDGRIRRMFRGRTIELRVSTLPGRWGEKVVLRLLDSSSTRLGLERLITEPAALSTVRSMGARPFGMVLVTGPTGSGKSTTLYSLLSERNEPGINISTVEDPIEYMLKGITQTQVNRDKGYDFSTALRAFMRQDPDVLLVGETRDGETAKTAIEAALTGHLVLTTLHCNDAPSAIARLNEIGVEPFMVSASLIGIVSQRLLRKVCESCRVPYHPGEEELGHFGLFASQEQSVTFYKANRGPRADGSTCPVCQGRGYKGRIGVYEVLRINDNLASAIAKGASTDVIRNLSIETGMKSLLVYGLELVRHGQTTLEEVERMLLTDTELESQRRAQALTTLTCQGCGAGLRDEWLECPYCLTPRR; this comes from the coding sequence ATGACCCTCTTGGCGACACGCCCGGTCCCTGCGGCCGAAACGCTCCAGCAGCGGCGCCTGGAGGCCGAGCTGCTCAGCGGTGAGAAACTGCTGCTCCCTGCGGACCTGCAGCTGGCCGATCCGCGGGCCGCTGAGGCCTGCCCCAGGATTGACGCCCAGCACTGGCGGGAGTGGGTGGCCCTGCCCCTGGTGCGCCAGGGAGAGCGGCTCCATATCGCGATCCCCAGCCACTGGCAGGCACAGCAGCGCCGGCAGCTGGAGGAGGCGGTGCTGGCCAACGGCATCACACCGGAGTTGCGTCTGGGGCTGCAGGAGGAGATCAGCGAAGCGCTGCAGCAGAAGATGGCTGACTGGCGTCATCGCCCCAGCGAGGACACCGCCCTGACCTCCCAGCCCAACGGCCTCTCGCTGCTGGAGGGTCTGAGCCTGGAGGACCGCCTGGAGGAGGCGCCCGCTGCCGAGGAGCAGGAGCTGGATCTTGAGGCCAGCCTCAAAGCCTCCAACGCCTCACCGGTGGTGAGCCTGGTGAACCGCATCCTGATCCAGGCGATGGAGTCGGAATCGAGCGACATCCACGTGGAGCCGGAGGAGGACGGGCTGCGGATCCGCTTTCGCCAGGACGGTGTGCTGCATCCGGTCGAACACCTGCCCAGAAGCCTGGCGCCGGCGGTCACCTCACGCTTCAAGATCATGGCCGAGCTGGACATCGCCGAACGGCGGATGCCCCAGGACGGCCGCATCCGCCGGATGTTCCGCGGCCGCACGATCGAACTGAGGGTGAGCACCCTGCCAGGCCGCTGGGGGGAGAAGGTGGTGCTGCGTCTGCTCGACAGCAGCAGCACCCGTCTGGGCCTCGAGCGGCTGATCACCGAGCCGGCCGCCCTGAGCACCGTGCGATCGATGGGCGCCAGGCCCTTCGGGATGGTGCTGGTGACCGGGCCCACCGGGTCGGGCAAATCGACCACGCTCTATTCGTTGCTCTCGGAACGGAACGAGCCCGGCATCAACATCTCCACCGTCGAGGATCCCATCGAGTACATGCTCAAGGGCATCACCCAGACCCAGGTGAACCGCGACAAGGGCTACGACTTCAGCACCGCCCTGCGGGCCTTCATGCGGCAGGACCCGGATGTGCTGCTGGTGGGGGAAACCCGCGATGGAGAGACGGCCAAGACCGCCATCGAGGCAGCCCTGACCGGCCACCTGGTGCTCACGACCCTGCACTGCAACGACGCCCCCAGTGCCATCGCCAGGCTCAATGAGATTGGCGTGGAGCCCTTCATGGTGAGTGCCTCCCTGATCGGGATCGTCTCCCAGCGGCTGCTGCGCAAGGTCTGCGAGTCGTGCCGCGTGCCCTACCACCCAGGGGAGGAAGAGCTGGGCCATTTCGGCCTCTTCGCCAGCCAGGAGCAGTCGGTCACCTTCTACAAAGCCAATCGGGGACCCAGGGCCGACGGCAGCACCTGTCCCGTCTGCCAGGGACGGGGCTACAAGGGCCGCATCGGCGTCTACGAAGTGCTGAGAATCAACGACAACCTCGCCAGTGCCATCGCCAAGGGCGCCAGCACCGACGTGATCCGCAATCTTTCGATCGAGACCGGCATGAAATCCCTGCTGGTCTATGGCCTGGAACTGGTGCGCCACGGCCAGACCACCCTCGAGGAGGTGGAGCGGATGCTGCTCACCGACACCGAACTGGAATCCCAGCGGCGCGCCCAGGCCCTCACCACCCTGACCTGCCAGGGCTGCGGGGCAGGACTCAGGGATGAATGGCTGGAGTGCCCTTACTGTCTGACCCCGCGCCGCTGA
- a CDS encoding type IV pilus twitching motility protein PilT: MELQIEELMEELVEQKGSDLHLSAGQQPYGRFNGELRPMREQALSEESCNRMIFSILTNSQRKQLEQTWELDCSYGLRGLARFRINVFSQRGTYAASMRALNSKVPTPQELGLPPVVVDITKRPSGLVLVTGPTGSGKSTTLASLLDHINHSRAEHIITIEDPIEFAYINDKSLIHQRQLNEDTKSFSNALRAALREDPDVILVGEMRDLETIQLAITAAETGHLVFATLHTSSAAQTVDRMVDVFPAGQQAQIRTQLSSSLAAIFAQTLCRRSSPSNHNYGRVMAQEIMINTPALANLIREAKTAQIYSQIQTGGQLGMQTLEKALADMVRQGDITLEEARTHSTKPDELNRLLGNSL, encoded by the coding sequence ATGGAGCTCCAGATCGAGGAGTTGATGGAAGAGCTGGTCGAGCAGAAGGGCAGCGACCTTCATCTCTCGGCCGGCCAGCAACCCTACGGACGCTTCAACGGGGAACTCAGGCCGATGCGGGAGCAGGCACTCAGCGAGGAATCCTGCAACCGCATGATCTTCTCGATCCTCACCAACTCCCAGCGGAAGCAGCTGGAGCAGACCTGGGAACTCGATTGCTCCTACGGCCTGCGCGGCCTGGCCCGCTTCCGCATCAATGTCTTCAGTCAGCGCGGCACCTACGCCGCGTCCATGCGGGCCCTGAACAGCAAGGTCCCCACTCCCCAGGAGCTCGGCCTGCCTCCGGTGGTGGTGGACATCACCAAGAGGCCTTCGGGACTTGTTCTGGTGACGGGTCCGACAGGATCGGGCAAGAGCACCACTCTGGCCTCCCTGCTCGATCACATCAACCACAGCCGTGCCGAGCACATCATCACGATCGAAGATCCAATCGAGTTTGCTTACATCAATGACAAGAGCCTGATCCATCAGCGCCAGCTCAATGAAGACACCAAAAGCTTCAGCAATGCTCTGAGAGCAGCGCTGCGTGAGGATCCCGATGTGATTCTGGTGGGGGAAATGCGCGATCTGGAAACGATCCAGCTGGCCATCACCGCAGCCGAAACCGGCCACCTGGTGTTTGCCACCCTGCACACCAGTTCGGCCGCCCAGACCGTGGATCGCATGGTGGATGTGTTCCCGGCGGGCCAGCAGGCCCAGATCCGCACCCAGCTCAGCAGCAGCCTGGCGGCGATCTTCGCCCAGACACTCTGCCGGAGAAGTTCACCCTCCAACCACAACTATGGCCGGGTGATGGCTCAGGAGATCATGATCAACACACCGGCCCTGGCCAATCTGATCCGCGAAGCGAAAACAGCCCAGATCTATTCCCAGATTCAGACCGGCGGACAGCTGGGCATGCAGACCCTGGAGAAAGCCCTGGCGGACATGGTCAGGCAGGGAGACATCACCCTGGAGGAAGCCCGCACCCACTCCACCAAGCCGGATGAGCTGAACCGTCTGCTCGGCAACTCCCTCTGA
- the murB gene encoding UDP-N-acetylmuramate dehydrogenase has translation MPLTPAHEPALSQVSLADYTTWKVGGPAEWFAEPASRDELMTLVRWARAETLPLRLIGAGSNLLISDGGLEGLTLCNRRLQGSVIDAATGLVEAQAGEPIPTLARKAARAGLSGLEWAVGIPGTVGGAAVMNAGAQGGCTADWLQEVTVVDPNGEGGPFVLQASELEFAYRHSRLQQDHLLVLSARFRLSSGHDPAEISRRTSANLSSRTSSQPYQQPSCGSVFRNPEPRKAGQLIEQLGLKGLAIGGAMVSPIHANFIVNTGGASADDIDQLIQLVQQRVFSAHGLELQTEVKRLGDFRSRRQPAGRGA, from the coding sequence GTGCCCCTGACCCCGGCTCACGAGCCTGCCCTGAGCCAGGTGAGCCTGGCCGACTACACCACCTGGAAGGTGGGAGGACCGGCTGAATGGTTCGCGGAGCCGGCCAGCCGTGACGAACTGATGACCCTCGTCCGATGGGCCCGGGCCGAAACCCTTCCCCTGCGACTGATCGGAGCCGGCTCGAACCTGCTGATCAGCGACGGTGGACTCGAGGGGCTCACCCTCTGCAACCGCAGGCTGCAGGGCAGCGTGATCGATGCGGCCACGGGGCTGGTGGAAGCCCAGGCCGGGGAACCGATCCCGACCCTGGCTCGCAAGGCGGCCCGGGCTGGGCTGAGCGGTCTGGAGTGGGCTGTGGGAATCCCCGGCACCGTGGGCGGTGCCGCGGTGATGAACGCTGGCGCCCAGGGGGGATGCACGGCGGACTGGCTCCAGGAGGTCACGGTGGTCGATCCCAACGGCGAGGGTGGCCCCTTCGTGCTGCAGGCCAGCGAGCTGGAGTTCGCCTACCGCCACAGCCGGCTGCAGCAGGACCATCTGCTGGTGCTCTCGGCCCGGTTCCGCCTCAGCTCGGGCCATGATCCCGCTGAGATCAGCCGGCGCACCAGCGCCAATCTCTCGAGCCGCACCAGCAGCCAGCCCTACCAGCAGCCCAGCTGCGGCAGCGTCTTCCGCAACCCCGAGCCCCGTAAGGCCGGTCAGTTGATCGAGCAGCTCGGCCTCAAGGGGCTGGCGATCGGAGGAGCCATGGTCTCGCCGATTCACGCCAACTTCATCGTCAACACCGGCGGCGCCAGCGCCGATGACATCGACCAGCTGATCCAGCTGGTCCAGCAGCGGGTCTTCAGCGCCCACGGCCTTGAGCTCCAAACCGAGGTGAAGCGTCTGGGGGATTTCAGATCCCGGCGCCAGCCAGCCGGGCGAGGAGCCTGA
- the rsgA gene encoding ribosome small subunit-dependent GTPase A, with protein sequence MGTETEARPVGGKAMVRGLVTAIQANFCLVSLEIPGPGGLDQLLCTRRSRLGQAGARIHVGDRVGLEGIDWPAGRAAVGDLLPRTSLLGRPPVANCDLIVVVIAMADPAPDPEQLSRFLLTAEHSGQPVQVVFSKVDLVPPDQLDCWRQRLRSWGYDPIAVSTATGEGLAVLRDRLARPGIAVVCGPSGVGKSSLLNALVPALALRVGSVSGRLRRGRHTTRHVELFPLAPGALIADTPGFNRPELPRDPAVLPALFPEIASALLEGPCRFSNCQHRGDPGCRVGTTWERYPYYAEGLAELLQASAAAQETRSQRPPSGSSRRRQRQQAPDLG encoded by the coding sequence ATGGGGACTGAGACCGAGGCCAGGCCTGTCGGGGGCAAGGCGATGGTCAGGGGCCTGGTCACCGCGATTCAGGCCAACTTCTGCCTGGTGAGCCTGGAGATCCCTGGCCCCGGTGGACTGGATCAGCTGCTCTGCACCCGGCGCAGCCGGCTGGGTCAGGCCGGTGCTCGCATCCACGTGGGCGATCGGGTGGGGCTGGAGGGCATCGACTGGCCTGCCGGTCGAGCCGCCGTGGGAGATCTGCTCCCGCGCACCAGCCTGCTGGGCCGCCCACCGGTGGCCAACTGTGACTTGATCGTGGTGGTCATCGCGATGGCCGATCCGGCCCCGGATCCGGAGCAACTCAGCCGTTTTCTGCTCACAGCCGAACACAGCGGTCAGCCGGTGCAGGTGGTCTTCTCCAAGGTGGATCTGGTCCCGCCCGATCAGCTCGACTGCTGGCGGCAACGGCTGAGGAGCTGGGGCTATGACCCGATCGCGGTCAGCACAGCCACCGGTGAGGGATTGGCCGTCCTCAGGGACCGGCTCGCCCGGCCCGGAATCGCCGTGGTCTGTGGTCCGTCCGGGGTGGGCAAGAGCAGCCTGCTCAATGCTCTGGTGCCTGCCCTGGCCCTGCGGGTCGGCAGCGTGTCGGGTCGGCTCAGGCGCGGACGCCACACCACCCGGCATGTGGAGCTCTTCCCCCTGGCCCCCGGGGCACTGATCGCCGACACCCCTGGCTTCAACCGGCCTGAGCTGCCCCGCGATCCCGCTGTTCTGCCGGCCCTGTTTCCGGAGATCGCCTCAGCCCTGCTGGAAGGGCCCTGCCGCTTCAGCAACTGCCAGCACCGAGGTGATCCCGGTTGCCGGGTGGGCACCACCTGGGAGCGCTACCCCTACTACGCCGAGGGCCTGGCGGAGTTGCTGCAGGCCAGCGCCGCAGCTCAGGAAACCCGCTCCCAGCGGCCCCCCAGCGGGTCTTCCCGTCGCCGTCAGCGTCAGCAGGCGCCTGATCTGGGCTGA
- a CDS encoding sulfurtransferase TusA family protein — translation MTSSPPSGTPPAEPSLRLDLRGTPCPLNFIRSRLALETIAAGEWLLLDLDAGEPELMVAEGLRQDGHLVERGSGTIPEPQDSAGREGVRLWIRRHGD, via the coding sequence GTGACCAGCAGCCCTCCCTCGGGGACTCCGCCCGCGGAACCCAGCCTGCGGCTCGATCTGCGCGGCACCCCCTGTCCCCTCAACTTCATCCGCAGCCGACTGGCACTCGAGACGATCGCGGCGGGTGAATGGCTGCTGCTCGATCTCGATGCCGGTGAACCCGAGTTGATGGTGGCCGAGGGCCTGCGCCAGGACGGACACCTGGTCGAGCGGGGATCCGGGACCATCCCCGAACCACAGGATTCGGCTGGCCGGGAGGGGGTCCGCCTGTGGATCCGCCGCCATGGGGACTGA
- a CDS encoding IS66 family transposase → MMTAHPAGIPEADWLETPASVRALINAQQQEIELLRGQLTSLATELANLRERIGRSSRNSSKPPSSDGLGFKPPERRKGSGRKRGGQQGHPGSGPELLSIERVDQVVDHHPDACRRCGTLLQGEDLDPLRHQVIEIPPITPLVIEHRLHRLVCPCCSTSTCASLPADVEASHYGPRLSALVGLLGSAFPLSFSKTQALLQQLVGVEMSRGAIGRVRQRLSAALEQPMQEALAFARVQPVAYVDETGAPTGNADGNNPTGKRGWQWVMVTAVVTVFVQGLSRSTTAAIELLGNAFGGIVVSDRFSAYNHLPTKQRQLCWAHLIRDLTAIAERPGASAEFGAQLLGLQQQLFGHWHRYKEGKIDWPALQQSCRPIRQTFETTLQRVVELGYQRGERTPWASTVRTCQQLQKVTGGLWTFLENEGIEPTNNAAERALRQSVIQRKISQGVQSRQGAICRSRLLTVTTTLRQQGRDVWEFLEQAWIAHHRDGVMPSLLSDP, encoded by the coding sequence ATGATGACCGCACATCCGGCTGGAATTCCAGAAGCCGACTGGCTGGAAACTCCCGCCAGCGTCAGAGCGCTGATCAACGCCCAGCAGCAGGAGATCGAGCTGTTGCGCGGCCAACTCACCTCCTTGGCCACCGAGTTGGCAAACCTGCGTGAGCGGATCGGACGCAGCTCTCGCAACTCATCCAAACCTCCCTCCAGTGATGGTCTGGGTTTTAAGCCGCCAGAACGGCGCAAGGGCAGTGGCCGCAAGCGGGGCGGCCAGCAGGGCCATCCCGGATCCGGACCAGAGCTGCTGTCGATCGAGCGGGTGGATCAGGTGGTGGATCACCACCCTGATGCCTGCCGCCGCTGTGGCACCTTGCTCCAGGGAGAGGATCTCGATCCCCTGCGCCATCAGGTGATCGAGATCCCGCCGATTACCCCGCTGGTGATCGAGCACCGGCTGCATCGCCTGGTCTGCCCCTGCTGTTCCACCAGCACCTGCGCCTCGTTGCCGGCGGATGTGGAGGCCAGTCACTACGGCCCAAGGCTCAGTGCACTGGTGGGCCTGCTGGGCAGTGCCTTTCCGTTGAGTTTCAGCAAGACCCAGGCCCTGCTCCAGCAGCTGGTAGGAGTGGAGATGAGCCGCGGCGCGATTGGACGGGTCCGCCAGCGCTTGAGTGCAGCACTGGAGCAGCCCATGCAGGAGGCCCTTGCTTTTGCCCGCGTGCAGCCGGTGGCCTACGTAGATGAAACTGGCGCCCCCACCGGCAATGCCGACGGCAACAATCCCACTGGAAAGCGGGGCTGGCAGTGGGTCATGGTCACCGCCGTGGTGACGGTATTTGTGCAAGGGCTGAGTCGATCGACGACCGCTGCCATCGAGCTGCTGGGGAACGCCTTTGGCGGGATTGTGGTGAGCGATCGCTTCTCGGCCTACAACCACCTGCCCACCAAGCAGCGCCAGCTGTGCTGGGCGCACCTGATCCGCGACCTGACGGCCATCGCCGAACGCCCGGGCGCCAGCGCTGAATTCGGAGCCCAGCTGCTGGGCCTGCAGCAGCAGCTGTTTGGCCACTGGCACCGCTACAAGGAGGGAAAGATTGACTGGCCCGCCTTGCAGCAAAGCTGCCGGCCGATCCGCCAGACCTTTGAGACCACGCTGCAGCGGGTAGTAGAGCTCGGCTACCAGCGCGGCGAGCGAACGCCTTGGGCCAGCACAGTGCGCACGTGCCAGCAGCTCCAGAAGGTGACAGGTGGGTTGTGGACCTTCCTGGAGAACGAGGGAATAGAGCCCACCAACAACGCCGCAGAACGTGCCCTGCGCCAATCGGTGATTCAGCGCAAGATCAGTCAAGGAGTCCAATCCCGCCAAGGTGCGATCTGCCGGAGCCGCCTGCTCAC
- the grpE gene encoding nucleotide exchange factor GrpE — protein MSGEATPYPQDPSAYPQDPSAGAESLKQDLDPLGGDSPADTGSAEPASSDPQPTATGAAEEDAESVTQRLSAELETLRREHETLRGQYMRIAADFDNFRKRQSRDQEDLRVQIACSTLSEILPVVDNFDRARQQLDPQSEEALSLHRSYQGLYKQLVDAFKQLGVTPMRVEGEPFDPNLHEAVLREPSDLVSEDVVIEELQRGYQLNGRVLRHALVKVSMGPGPGASEGVAPPAQDGAAGGEESS, from the coding sequence ATGAGCGGCGAAGCCACTCCCTACCCACAGGATCCCTCCGCCTACCCGCAGGATCCCTCCGCCGGGGCGGAGTCCCTGAAACAGGACCTTGACCCGCTGGGGGGGGACTCTCCGGCCGACACCGGCTCAGCCGAGCCGGCCTCCAGTGATCCGCAGCCCACGGCAACGGGGGCCGCGGAGGAGGATGCCGAGTCTGTGACCCAGCGTCTGTCCGCGGAACTCGAGACCCTGCGGCGGGAGCATGAAACGCTGCGCGGTCAGTACATGCGCATCGCCGCCGACTTCGACAACTTCCGCAAACGCCAGAGCCGTGATCAGGAGGATCTGCGCGTGCAGATCGCCTGCTCCACCCTCAGCGAGATCCTGCCCGTGGTCGACAACTTCGACCGCGCCCGTCAGCAGCTTGATCCCCAGAGCGAGGAGGCCCTGAGCCTCCACCGCAGCTATCAGGGCCTTTACAAGCAGCTGGTGGATGCCTTCAAGCAGCTGGGGGTGACCCCGATGCGGGTGGAGGGTGAACCTTTCGATCCCAACCTGCACGAAGCGGTGCTGCGCGAGCCCAGTGACCTGGTGAGTGAGGACGTGGTGATCGAGGAACTCCAGCGCGGCTATCAGCTGAACGGGCGCGTGCTGCGCCATGCTCTGGTCAAAGTCTCGATGGGACCGGGTCCCGGGGCCTCGGAGGGGGTCGCGCCCCCGGCCCAGGACGGGGCAGCGGGTGGTGAGGAATCCAGCTGA
- the dnaJ gene encoding molecular chaperone DnaJ — translation MAEYYDLLGVSRDADADTLKRAYRRLARQYHPDINKEPGAEERFKEIGRAYEVLSDPQSRARYDQFGEAGVSGAGAPDMGDMGGFADLFETFFSGFGGASAGAGAGPRRRGPRQGDDLRLDLSISFNEAVFGQEKEVQIRHLETCATCQGSGAKSGSGPTTCGTCGGQGQVRRATRTPFGSFTQVAPCPTCEGTGQVIADPCGACGGQGVQQVRKKLRITIPAGVDSGTRLRVAGEGNAGQRGGPAGDLYVYLFVQAHDKLRRDGIHIHSDVAVNYLQAILGDTIEVDTVDGPATLEIPAGTQPGTTLTLTGKGVPKLGNPVARGNHHVTVKVQLPTKLSSHERELLEQLAGHHSTKDHPHKSGLFGGLFG, via the coding sequence ATGGCCGAGTACTACGACCTGCTTGGGGTTTCCCGCGACGCAGACGCCGACACCCTCAAGCGGGCCTACCGACGCCTGGCCCGCCAGTACCACCCCGACATCAACAAGGAGCCCGGCGCGGAGGAACGCTTCAAGGAGATCGGCCGGGCGTACGAGGTGCTCAGTGACCCCCAGTCACGGGCCCGCTACGACCAGTTCGGAGAAGCGGGTGTCTCCGGAGCCGGAGCCCCCGACATGGGCGACATGGGAGGGTTCGCCGACCTCTTCGAGACGTTCTTCAGCGGTTTCGGCGGTGCCTCCGCTGGCGCTGGAGCAGGTCCACGCCGTCGTGGGCCCCGCCAGGGGGACGACCTTCGCCTGGATCTCAGCATCAGCTTCAACGAGGCGGTCTTCGGCCAGGAGAAGGAGGTGCAGATCCGCCACCTGGAAACCTGCGCCACCTGCCAGGGCAGCGGCGCCAAGAGCGGCAGCGGTCCCACCACCTGCGGCACCTGCGGTGGTCAGGGTCAGGTGCGCCGGGCCACCCGCACCCCTTTTGGCAGCTTCACCCAGGTGGCCCCCTGTCCCACCTGTGAGGGAACCGGCCAGGTGATCGCCGACCCTTGCGGCGCCTGTGGCGGCCAGGGGGTCCAGCAGGTGCGCAAGAAGCTGCGGATCACGATTCCCGCCGGTGTCGACTCCGGCACCCGTCTGCGCGTGGCCGGCGAGGGCAATGCCGGCCAGCGTGGCGGCCCAGCGGGTGATCTCTACGTGTACCTGTTCGTTCAGGCCCACGACAAACTGCGCCGCGACGGCATCCACATCCACTCCGATGTGGCGGTGAACTATCTCCAGGCGATCCTCGGCGACACGATCGAGGTGGACACGGTGGATGGGCCAGCCACCCTGGAGATACCCGCGGGCACGCAACCCGGCACCACCCTCACCCTCACGGGCAAGGGCGTTCCCAAGCTGGGCAACCCGGTGGCGCGGGGCAACCACCACGTCACCGTGAAGGTGCAGCTGCCCACGAAGCTCAGCAGCCATGAGCGCGAGCTGCTCGAGCAGCTGGCCGGGCATCATTCCACCAAGGATCATCCCCACAAGAGCGGCCTGTTCGGCGGGCTGTTCGGTTAG
- the murC gene encoding UDP-N-acetylmuramate--L-alanine ligase — MAPLLDHRAPLHFIGVGGIGMSALAGILADRGFQVSGSDPRESPVLESLRRRGVRVFAHQDAETIASLNSDGDTPALVVISTAVPAANPELMAAREAGLTICHRSDVLAALINAQPSIAVAGSHGKTTTSTLIATLLAATDQDPTAVIGGIVPVFQSNARSGRGRVLVAEADESDGSLVKFRSSLGLITNLELDHTDHYPDLDALIQTLQRFAAGCGSLLANADCPVLRQHFQPAAWWSIERSEGVEFAALAVEEHGEGTIADFYEQGELVGRFSLPLPGRHNLSNATAALAACRLEGVPFGALATAMRTLRSPGRRFDYRGRWAGRQVVDDYAHHPSEVEATLRMARLMVTSGRSPLPDVPQRLVAVFQPHRFSRTAEFLDAFAAALTLADTVLLAPLYAAGEVPIAGVDSQALADRLQQLRPDLPLKVSGTLDQLAEQVVRRSQPGDLVLVMGAGDVNGLWSRLQALAELMPPDAPDAPAARLAA; from the coding sequence TTGGCACCGCTGCTCGACCACCGGGCCCCCCTTCACTTCATCGGGGTCGGCGGCATTGGGATGTCGGCACTGGCCGGAATCCTGGCCGACCGCGGTTTTCAGGTGAGCGGATCCGACCCGCGTGAGAGTCCCGTGCTCGAGTCCCTGCGCCGACGTGGGGTGCGGGTGTTTGCCCACCAGGACGCCGAAACGATCGCGTCCCTGAACAGCGATGGCGACACCCCGGCGCTGGTGGTGATCAGTACGGCGGTGCCGGCGGCCAATCCCGAGCTGATGGCAGCCCGAGAAGCCGGCCTGACCATCTGCCACCGCTCCGACGTGCTGGCAGCCCTGATCAACGCACAGCCCTCGATCGCCGTGGCCGGCAGCCACGGCAAGACCACCACCAGCACGCTGATCGCCACTCTGCTGGCGGCCACCGACCAGGACCCCACCGCCGTGATCGGTGGCATCGTGCCCGTGTTTCAGAGCAATGCCCGCAGTGGCCGCGGCCGGGTGCTGGTGGCCGAGGCCGATGAATCTGATGGCTCCCTGGTGAAATTCAGATCCAGTCTCGGATTGATCACCAACCTGGAGCTCGACCACACCGATCACTACCCCGACCTCGACGCTCTGATCCAGACGCTCCAGCGCTTCGCGGCCGGCTGCGGATCCCTGCTCGCCAATGCCGACTGTCCCGTGCTGCGCCAGCATTTCCAACCCGCAGCCTGGTGGTCGATCGAGCGCAGCGAGGGAGTGGAGTTCGCCGCCCTGGCGGTGGAGGAGCACGGCGAAGGCACCATCGCCGACTTCTACGAACAGGGAGAGCTGGTGGGGCGCTTCAGCCTCCCCCTGCCCGGCCGCCACAACCTCAGCAATGCCACCGCCGCCCTCGCCGCCTGCCGCCTGGAGGGCGTCCCCTTCGGCGCCCTGGCCACGGCGATGCGAACCCTTCGCTCCCCCGGTCGCCGTTTCGACTACCGGGGCCGCTGGGCAGGCCGCCAGGTGGTCGACGACTACGCCCACCACCCCAGCGAGGTGGAGGCCACTCTGCGCATGGCGCGTCTGATGGTGACCAGCGGCCGCAGCCCTCTGCCGGACGTGCCCCAACGACTGGTGGCCGTGTTCCAGCCGCACCGCTTCAGCCGCACCGCCGAATTCCTGGATGCTTTCGCCGCTGCCCTCACTCTCGCCGACACGGTGCTGCTGGCTCCGCTCTACGCCGCCGGAGAAGTGCCCATTGCCGGTGTCGACAGTCAGGCCCTGGCCGATCGCCTGCAGCAACTCCGCCCTGACCTGCCTCTGAAGGTGAGTGGCACCTTGGACCAGCTGGCTGAACAGGTGGTGCGCCGCAGCCAGCCCGGTGATCTGGTGCTGGTGATGGGGGCGGGCGATGTGAACGGCCTCTGGTCTCGACTCCAGGCCCTCGCCGAGCTGATGCCCCCCGATGCGCCCGATGCGCCCGCCGCCCGTCTGGCCGCCTGA
- a CDS encoding YbaB/EbfC family nucleoid-associated protein, with translation MAGFGLPNFGQLTEAFRKAQQIQQDAQKLQDELDAMELEGSSADGRASVWLTGNQQPLKVRLSPELLADGTEAAEAATLEALKAAYDISTGTMKERMEELTGGLNLPGLGG, from the coding sequence ATGGCCGGCTTCGGACTCCCCAACTTCGGACAGCTGACCGAAGCTTTCCGCAAGGCCCAGCAGATCCAGCAGGATGCCCAGAAGCTCCAGGACGAGCTCGACGCCATGGAACTGGAAGGAAGCAGCGCCGATGGCCGGGCCAGCGTCTGGCTGACGGGCAACCAGCAACCGCTCAAGGTGCGCCTCTCCCCCGAACTGCTGGCTGATGGCACCGAGGCCGCCGAAGCCGCCACCCTCGAGGCCCTGAAAGCCGCCTACGACATCTCCACCGGCACGATGAAGGAGCGGATGGAGGAACTCACCGGTGGCCTGAACCTGCCCGGTCTGGGGGGATGA